A portion of the Betta splendens chromosome 2, fBetSpl5.4, whole genome shotgun sequence genome contains these proteins:
- the LOC114851142 gene encoding uncharacterized protein LOC114851142 isoform X1, which produces MSVRCFEILRGSGLMRERCSQGNHIPSGRQLPRTPPMMDVKKRLDFSCDFSVSCEGPCLVSGAGGGDGDDQNQNQNRTFDFSTPPAKGHAAEPDEPNFMLKGMKGYQLTADDREFLKRLQEERVIKKYQEDLEDVQRLLKKETMALEMAHASRRKAEVELGKFPSCEELTQWLKAVLEVVAPTADLTDLDTKSLLAVVTAEDARAAVDEKKLQLVRLEAAAADRRKKEAEMRGWQEKQIANEQLRIQGLMSQLSDLTSELAQQEEIYKSLQMQIKKQEESGADAEKEEASDEVQAKGQVQRGQKEKRKGDKSAEKVRDAPKQNKERSTRNKRTDAQSAADDGTSENVTTAETKPKSEAAAPKATKSVKASRGSQQNGEGPESGSRASRAARGGARPPGATAAAASQPRGRRTARSEDAAPTAEKERRGARAAAEEEEEEGTGLRRSRRIASRRGGAALLKGTKA; this is translated from the exons ATGTCTGTTAGGTGTTTTGAGATTCTGAGAGGGAGCGGGTTAATGAGAGAGCGCTGTTCTCAGGGGAATCACATCCCATCGGGTCGACAGCTGCCCAGGACTCCGCCTATGATGGATGTGAAGAAGCGCCTGGACTTCAGCTGTGATTTCAGTGTGTCGTGTGAGGGGCCATGTCTTGTTTCTGGG GCCGGCGGCGGAGACGGAGacgaccagaaccagaaccagaaccggacGTTTGATTTCAGCACTCCTCCCGCAAAAG GACACGCTGCAGAACCGGACGAGCCCAATTTCATGCTGAAAGGGATGAAGGGCTACCAGCTGACGGCCGATGACAGGGAGTTCCTCAAAAGGCTGCAGGAAGAGCGAGTCATTAAAAAATACCAG GAAGACCTTGAAGAcgtgcagaggctgctgaaaaAGGAGACCATGGCGCTGGAGATGGCGCACGCGTCCAGGAGGAAAGCGGAAGTGGAACTCGGAAAG TTTCCGTCCTGCGAGGAGCTCACACAGTGGCTCAAGGCGGTTCTGGAGGTCGTGGCCCCGACGGCCGACCTCACGGACCTGGACACGAAGTCCCTGCTGGCCGTGGTGACGGCGGAAGACGCCAGGGCGGCCGTGGACGAGaagaagctccagctggttcGACTGGAGGCCGCGGCGGCTGACAG gaggaagaaagaggccGAAATGAGAGGGtggcaggaaaaacaaatcgCCAATGAACAG CTGAGGATCCAGGGACTGATGAGCCAGTTATCTGACCTGACCTCTGAACTTGCTCAACAAGAG GAAATCTACAAGTCTCTTCAGATGCAGATCAAGAAACAGGAAGAAAGTGGAGCTGATGCAGAGAAGGAAGAGGCCTCAGATGAAGTACAAGCCAAAGGACAAGTGCAACGTGgacaaaaggagaaaagaaaaggtgaTAAATCTGCTGAAAAAGTGCGAGACGCACCGAAGCAAAACAAGGAGAGGTCGACAAGGAACAAACGAACAGACGCTCAGAGCGCTGCGGACGACGGCACGAGTGAAAATGTGACGACGGCAGAGACGAAGCCAAagtctgaagctgcagcacctAAAGCGACCAAGTCGGTCAAAGCGTCCAGAGGTTCACAGCAGAACGGGGAGGGGCCGGAGTCCGGTTCACGCGCCAGCCGAGCTGCGAGAGGGGGAGCGAGGCCGCCCGGAGCCACGGCGGCCGCCGCCTCACAGCCGCGAGGCCGGCGCACGGCGAGGAGCGAGGACGCGGCCCCGACCGCGGAGAAAGAGCGAAGAGGAGCGCGAGCGGccgccgaggaggaggaggaggaaggaactgGTCTGAGACGATCCAGGAGGATAGccagcaggagggggggggcagccttgctcaagggcactaaagCTTAA
- the LOC114851142 gene encoding uncharacterized protein LOC114851142 isoform X2 — MLKGMKGYQLTADDREFLKRLQEERVIKKYQEDLEDVQRLLKKETMALEMAHASRRKAEVELGKFPSCEELTQWLKAVLEVVAPTADLTDLDTKSLLAVVTAEDARAAVDEKKLQLVRLEAAAADRRKKEAEMRGWQEKQIANEQLRIQGLMSQLSDLTSELAQQEEIYKSLQMQIKKQEESGADAEKEEASDEVQAKGQVQRGQKEKRKGDKSAEKVRDAPKQNKERSTRNKRTDAQSAADDGTSENVTTAETKPKSEAAAPKATKSVKASRGSQQNGEGPESGSRASRAARGGARPPGATAAAASQPRGRRTARSEDAAPTAEKERRGARAAAEEEEEEGTGLRRSRRIASRRGGAALLKGTKA; from the exons ATGCTGAAAGGGATGAAGGGCTACCAGCTGACGGCCGATGACAGGGAGTTCCTCAAAAGGCTGCAGGAAGAGCGAGTCATTAAAAAATACCAG GAAGACCTTGAAGAcgtgcagaggctgctgaaaaAGGAGACCATGGCGCTGGAGATGGCGCACGCGTCCAGGAGGAAAGCGGAAGTGGAACTCGGAAAG TTTCCGTCCTGCGAGGAGCTCACACAGTGGCTCAAGGCGGTTCTGGAGGTCGTGGCCCCGACGGCCGACCTCACGGACCTGGACACGAAGTCCCTGCTGGCCGTGGTGACGGCGGAAGACGCCAGGGCGGCCGTGGACGAGaagaagctccagctggttcGACTGGAGGCCGCGGCGGCTGACAG gaggaagaaagaggccGAAATGAGAGGGtggcaggaaaaacaaatcgCCAATGAACAG CTGAGGATCCAGGGACTGATGAGCCAGTTATCTGACCTGACCTCTGAACTTGCTCAACAAGAG GAAATCTACAAGTCTCTTCAGATGCAGATCAAGAAACAGGAAGAAAGTGGAGCTGATGCAGAGAAGGAAGAGGCCTCAGATGAAGTACAAGCCAAAGGACAAGTGCAACGTGgacaaaaggagaaaagaaaaggtgaTAAATCTGCTGAAAAAGTGCGAGACGCACCGAAGCAAAACAAGGAGAGGTCGACAAGGAACAAACGAACAGACGCTCAGAGCGCTGCGGACGACGGCACGAGTGAAAATGTGACGACGGCAGAGACGAAGCCAAagtctgaagctgcagcacctAAAGCGACCAAGTCGGTCAAAGCGTCCAGAGGTTCACAGCAGAACGGGGAGGGGCCGGAGTCCGGTTCACGCGCCAGCCGAGCTGCGAGAGGGGGAGCGAGGCCGCCCGGAGCCACGGCGGCCGCCGCCTCACAGCCGCGAGGCCGGCGCACGGCGAGGAGCGAGGACGCGGCCCCGACCGCGGAGAAAGAGCGAAGAGGAGCGCGAGCGGccgccgaggaggaggaggaggaaggaactgGTCTGAGACGATCCAGGAGGATAGccagcaggagggggggggcagccttgctcaagggcactaaagCTTAA